The following proteins are co-located in the Peromyscus maniculatus bairdii isolate BWxNUB_F1_BW_parent chromosome 23, HU_Pman_BW_mat_3.1, whole genome shotgun sequence genome:
- the Ap1s1 gene encoding AP-1 complex subunit sigma-1A, giving the protein MMRFMLLFSRQGKLRLQKWYLATSDKERKKMVRELMQVVLARKPKMCSFLEWRDLKVVYKRYASLYFCCAIEGQDNELITLELIHRYVELLDKYFGSVCELDIIFNFEKAYFILDEFLMGGDVQDTSKKSVLKAIEQADLLQEEDESPRSVLEEMGLA; this is encoded by the exons ATG aTGCGATTCATGCTCCTGTTCAGCCGGCAGGGGAAACTCCGGCTGCAAAAATGGTACCTGGCCACCTcagacaaggagaggaagaagatggtCCGAGAGCTCATGCAGGTCGTCCTGGCTCGAAAGCCCAAGATGTGCAGCTTCCTGGAGTGGAGGGACCTCAAAGTTGTCTATAAGAG ATACGCCAGTCTCTATTTCTGCTGCGCCATCGAAGGTCAAGACAATGAGCTGATCACACTGGAGCTGATCCACCGTTACGTGGAGCTCCTGGACAAGTACTTTGGCAGC gtCTGCGAGCTGGACATCATCTTCAACTTTGAGAAAGCCTACTTTATCCTGGATGAGTTTTTGATGGGTGGGGACGTCCAGGACACCTCCAAGAAGAGTGTGCTTAAGGCCATTGAGCAGGCTGACCTGCTGCAGGAG GAGGATGAGTCGCCGCGcagtgtcctggaggagatgggccTGGCATAG
- the Vgf gene encoding neurosecretory protein VGF, translating into MKTLTLPASVLFCFLLLIQGLGAAPPGRSDAYPPPLGSEHKEQVAEDAVSRPKDGSAPEVRAARNSEPQDQGELFQGVDPRALAAVLLQALDRPASPPAVPGGSQQGAPEEAAEALLTESVRSQTHSLPAPEIQAPAAAPPRPQTQDNDPEADDRSEELEALASLLQELRDFSPSNAKRQQETAAAETETRTHTLTRVNLESPGPERVWRASWGEFQARVPERAPLPPPVPSQFQVRMPESAPLPETHQFGEGVTSPKTHLGETLTPLSKAYQSLGGPFPKVRRLEGSLLGGSEAGERLLQQGLAQVEAGRRQAEATRQAAAQEERLADLASDLLLQYLLQGGARQRDLGGRGLQETQQERESEREEEAEQERRGGGEDEMGEEDEEAAEAEAEAEEAERARQNALLFAEEEEDGEAGAEDKRSQEEAPGHRRKDAEGAEEGGEEDDDDEEMDPQTIDSLIELSTKLHLPADDVVSIIEEVEEKRKRKKNAPPEPVPPPRAAPAPTHVRSPQPPPPAPARDELPDWNEVLPPWDREEDEVFPPGPYHPFPNYIRPRTLQPPASSRRRHFHHALPPARHHPDLEAQARRAQEEADAEERRLQEQEELENYIEHVLLRRP; encoded by the coding sequence ATGAAAACCCTCACGTTGCCGGCATCCgtcctcttctgcttccttctaCTGATCCAGGGGTTGGGAGCAGCGCCCCCCGGGCGCTCCGATGCTTATCCTCCTCCCCTCGGCTCTGAGCATAAAGAGCAGGTAGCTGAGGACGCAGTGTCCCGGCCAAAGGATGGCAGCGCCCCAGAGGTCCGAGCCGCTCGGAATTCCGAGCCTCAGGACCAGGGAGAGCTCTTCCAGGGCGTGGATCCCCGGGCGCTGGCCGCGGTACTGTTGCAGGCACTGGACCGTCCGGCCTCGCCCCCGGCGGTCCCAGGAGGTTCCCAGCAGGGAGCACCCGAAGAAGCAGCAGAAGCTCTGTTAACCGAGTCCGTGCGCAGTCAGACCCATAGCCTCCCGGCACCAGAGATCCAAGCGCCCGCTGCGGCCCCCCCTCGCCCTCAGACTCAGGACAACGATCCCGAGGCCGACGACCGCTCAGAGGAGCTGGAGGCGCTAGCGTCCTTGCTCCAAGAACTTCGAGATTTCAGTCCGAGCAATGCTAAGCGCCAGCAAGAGACGGCCGCAGCAGAGACGGAAACCCGCACGCACACGCTGACCCGAGTCAATCTGGAGAGCCCCGGGCCAGAGCGCGTATGGCGCGCTTCCTGGGGAGAGTTCCAGGCGCGCGTCCCGGAGCGCGCTCCTCTGCCACCCCCTGTCCCTTCGCAATTCCAGGTTCGAATGCCCGAAAGTGCTCCCCTTCCCGAAACCCATCAGTTCGGGGAAGGAGTGACCTCCCCTAAAACACATCTAGGTGAGACTCTGACACCTTTATCCAAGGCGTACCAAAGCCTAGGTGGCCCCTTCCCCAAGGTGCGCCGCCTCGAGGGCTCACTGCTGGGCGGCTCTGAGGCTGGAGAGCGCCTGCTTCAACAAGGGCTGGCTCaggtagaggcagggaggagacaggCGGAGGCCACCCGGCAGGCCGCGGCGCAAGAAGAGCGGCTGGCCGACCTCGCCTCCGACCTGCTGCTCCAGTATCTGCTGCAGGGCGGAGCCCGGCAGCGCGATCTCGGGGGTCGAGGGCTGCAGGAGACGCAGCAAGAGCGGGAGAgcgagagggaggaggaggcggagcaGGAGAGACGCGGTGGTGGGGAGGACGAGATgggggaagaggatgaggaggcggcggaggcggaggcggaggcagaggagGCGGAGAGGGCGCGGCAGAACGCGCTCCTGTtcgccgaggaggaggaggacggggAAGCCGGAGCCGAAGACAAGCGCTCCCAGGAGGAGGCGCCAGGCCATCGGCGGAAGGATGCTGAGGGGGCAGAGGAGGGCGGGGAAgaggacgacgacgacgaggAGATGGATCCGCAGACCATCGATAGCCTCATTGAACTGTCCACCAAACTCCACCTGCCAGCCGACGACGTGGTCAGCATCATCGAAGAGGTGGAGGAGAAACGGAAGCGGAAGAAGAACGCCCCTCCCGAGCCGGTGCCGCCCCCCCGGGCCGCCCCAGCCCCCACTCATGTCCGCTCCCCGcagcccccacctccagccccgGCCCGGGATGAGTTGCCGGACTGGAACGAAGTGCTCCCACCCTGGGATCGGGAGGAGGATGAGGTGTTTCCCCCGGGGCCCTACCACCCCTTCCCCAACTACATTCGGCCGCGGACACTGCAGCCACCCGCATCCTCCCGCCGCCGTCACTTCCACCACGCGCTGCCACCTGCGCGCCACCATCCCGACCTGGAGGCCCAGGCCCGGCGCGCGCAGGAGGAGGCGGACGCGGAGGAGCGCCGgctgcaggagcaggaggagctggagaattACATTGAGCACGTGCTGCTGCGCCGCCCGTGa